The DNA segment GGCCCCAGCACGGGACAGAGGATCACATCCAGCCCCAGTTGCCTCCATTTGCTGATGAACTCAGTGCGGtagtcctggaaggaaaggcaCAGAAGATGTCAGATGTGTCTGTTGGACAGCAGCTGCAGATCAATGCTGAcacaggaaaaggagggagaaagCCTTCCTGgatacaacaaaaaaattatttaagataAAATCTGAACTGTGCTTTGAAAGGGTCAAGGGAGTTTGTTCTTCCATTTTTAGGTTTCCTGTCAGAATACCATGTGCTGCCCAGACCTAGATATTAATGCTAGGTGTGTGTTTCAGAACTGATTTATCTGAGTATTAACCCAATTCTTTCCATGAACAGCTTTGTTTTAGAATCATATTGAATGGAGATCAACAGCAGTTTTTTTGGATGACTAAAAAGTCACATTTCCTAAAAGCTTTGGTTATTCTGgtaaaaagtattaaaaaccACAAAGCCAAAATACTTCCACAAAACCTTCTTTCATTCTGCATTAGGATACAGGTAAGGAAAGGAAGCAGCAAGAGACATTTGGGCAAGCCCCAGGACATCCCCCACAACAGAGGAGGCACAGCTTCAGGATTGGACTGCAGCTCCAAGAGAGACCCAGATTTGTAGTCTGGTTTAGCACAGCTTTGCTGAACACCAGGCAATGAATGAATCCATCCTCAAAGAGATGCCCCACTTTGCCTTAGCAAACAGACACAGGTAGAATCACAGttttttctgcagcattttctgGCTACAGGGACACCTCTGTGCCatggcccagcccctgtcctgCACAGCCCTTTCACAGAAGTTTTCTGTACAAGAGTCTTCCAGTTCTCTCACAAAAGGCCTGGCCTTGGGGCTATTTTCTAGTCTGACCTAATTTCCACCTGCAGTCTGAGATCCTTCCTGCTGAAAGTTCAACAAAGGAGATGTGTTTCCAGGAAATACAGTCACTGCAGTTaacctgattttattttttttttttcgggaGAAAAGCTGGTCACTAGCCAAAAGTTTTGAATCAGCTCTTGTTTGCAGTAGATGAAAACATGTGAATATGGTTTCACTGAACTgtaacaattaaaaatatttctgaagccatcaaatttttaaagtgttttcttttcggcttttttttgttttgttgtttgtttgtttgtttttgtggtgtCTCTTTTTTGTATGTGTTTTGTTGGTTCATCTGTCTTGggttttttatgtttattttttgggtttggttttctgttttcacAAATGGGAGAGGAATCTATTttcaccttaaaaaaaaccccatgccCATTTCATTTCAAACACTCCCACCAGTAACCAGGCAGCTTTTTAGGAGTTTTTGCTCTGCCCTATAATTTGTCAGACCACAGTGCACACGCATGGAGTGAGTGGCACTGATGGAGGCTGGTGGTGCAGGCTGGGGGGATGCTTCTCCTCGGGGAGGATTGTGAGAGTGTCCCAGGGAACACAGATCCTGCCTTGTGGGAGGACACCAAAACAGCCTCCTCAGCGTTGCAAAACACCAGCTGAAAGAGGATACTCTCTATAAATAGACGGAGACGGCGGAAAATACCAGAGAGGAGAGGTGCTATTTAAACCCaaggacaaaaataaaataaggatAAAGTGGAAGGGAGTACAGAGCAAAGGAAACATGGTGGTTTCCAACCATCGGAGCAGAGACAAGAGGAGGCtcaataaaattaaattgaagCATAAAACTCAGCTGGTTTAAAAGAGGAACCTGGTCAGCTTGTGGCAGCACTGGATGCAGTTGTCCAGGAAAAAACTTCCTGTCTGAGGTTCCTGATCTCAAATGAGTTCACAAGGAAGTCACAGGGTTCATATACAAGATTTTTGACTTCTAATGTCTCTGCTTGATAGTTCAAGCATGGCCTTAGGTCAGAACAGTAACACCTAATACTTGAAATTAAGAATTTACAACAAGAGACAGAAAAGACAAAGTAAAGCCTCATTTTTAGTGGCTGTTTCTATGCTGGTTTTGCTTAGACAGTGCAGGGCAAAGTATGGTGGATAATTTCCAACCCCAAGTCCATCACAGAGTGCAAAGCAATTCCTCAGAAACTTTAGAGACCTCTCACTatagtaagaaaaataaagttaaaGTCACATTACCACCACTGCTGCATGCTGATCCCAGAGATTTTTGGCAGATCTGGAAAGGTGGCAGAATTAATGAGATTTGTGACTGTGGCAACAGAAAACAATTAATAAATGCACAGACAGCCCATTTTTTGGGTAACTGCATGATCCTTCTGGGAACAAGCAACGGTACCACCCAGCTGATCGCCTGGAGCACACATGCTTACAGGTACCTCAAAAGAGCTTTTGTTAAAGCACACCAGAAGATCTGGATAAAAATCAGTCTTCCAAATTAATTTACTATCAGCTTGGCGTGCCTGTGCCTCTTTTGGAGGTGCAGCTACCTCACACCACACGTGCAGGCAGAGACCTCTGCACTGACTTGGCACGTGATGCTCTGGGTACCACCCAGATGGGGAAACCAGCCCTTATCTGCCTGTGCTGATCTCCAGGGAGTCACCCTGGCCCTGTCACTCTGAGGATCCTTAAGCTCTTAAGACACCCTCTGGCTGAGGAGCCCAGGATCAGCCAGCGCTGAGCCCAGGAGGTGCAGAGGCAGCACACACCCGCCTGGCTCAGCTGTGACACACAGGGCTTTGCACAGCCAGCTGGCCTCCATCCACCTGCATCAGCAGGAGGGCACAGCCAAGCACATCCCCCttctccagagctgccccagagtGTCTTACCCCACTCCACAGAGAGCGCCCAGATCCCGAGCAATTCGTGGGTACTTTcggaggaaagagaaaaacttGGGATTAGTCAACAGCAATGCAGCTGGAATAGCTGGCTACCCGTGACTGCATTTTGGGCATCTGTCTTCTCCTAGCAGAGGTGGCTCTGAAGGACAGGCCAGTTCCAGTGAAGAGGGTTGACTCCCACAATAATTTACACATTTAATCACTACAACTCATACAAATAAGGCTCTAGACCACACTAGTAGTCCTGGAAATCATCTTCTGGATGTGGGAATGCTGTTTAGATTCTCGCTAGTGATATTCATTCTCCTGGAGCTCATTGCTGGAAGGGTTGTGTGCTCATAGGTTTCCTGAGAAAGGATCATATTTCGACCTCCCCACACAAAACTCCCACAAAAGGCTGTCAAACTCACTCGATAAGTTCATCTtgggtttaaaaatgaaatgaatTTCATTACGACGCCAATCAGGCAATTAACATGAAGCAGCCAAGAATTCCTGGGTGGTACAATTTACCTCCCTGCAAGAGGAAGCCTCCCCACCTTGCAGATCTCCTATAACACAGGTGAGACACATCCACACACTTACTATGGGTTTCAAAATGATAGCCAAGATCCTTTTCACCAGAGCGGGAAGCCTGTAAGTATTGTACTGGGATTTCAGGTTGGGATCCACGATGTCTCCTTTGCTGGAATTGCAGACAGTGAAAAAATCAGGACGAGTCACCTGTAGACAGAGCAATAGGAACAACAGCACTGCTCCCACGGCAGGGTTTGTCTTGGAGGTGAGTTGCTAGAAGAAAAAATCTGCTCATTTCAACAGAAAACACTGAGAAATAAATGCTGAGGTATAAATGTTTGTAGCAAAAGTGAGAGATAAATCAGTACTTCACTGCCTGTGTCATCAGGGCCATAAAGATTGTGGGGGTCTTTGCAGTGGtggggccaggcacagccctgggcatgCTGAGGTGAGAGAGTGGCTGGGTGGGCACCCACCCTCTTAGCTGTGTGTGAGCTGCCTGCTGCTCGTGCTGGAGTCACCCTGCCAGAacctgctcctctgctgctcacTGTTCACTTTGTACACACAGTACAAACGCTCTGGGTGCAGCCACTGGCTGCAGGTGCCACAGCCCACGCAGCAATGGGGTTTTACTCACAAGCAGTCCACCAGGTGGGCAGCCCCATCTGAGAAAATCCCTCTGGTGAACAGCTCATCCACCATGTAGTCAATCTTCGGCGGGGCAAAGAGAACAAGCTGCAAGAAAACCATCCCTGTCCAAGAGGCAGCAAAGGTGAAGGACTCAGAGAGCCCTCTGTGAGCCTCCTGCCTCACCAGTGGTCACCACAGGTCAGTGGGAAGTGGTGGGAAACCTACACCTTCCTTTGCTGCTCGAGGACAGCAAGGCCTCatttccagctgcctgctgtcctCTCCCATTAGCCCTGCACAAGGCATTGATACATACTGGGACCTGGCACGGGCTCCACTCCTCCACATTCTTAGAGAAGAATTCTTAGAAACTCCAAACCACcaatttcaaatttttaaaaaaatcatttttgcATCATTGGATCAGCTACCATATAGAAATTTCCACTGGCAGAACCACAGAAAAATGTAGGCTAAAATAAATCCCTGGAGGGTCAActgctccagcctccttccCACTTACCCACTAAGAAATCTACAAGCTGTGTTTAACAGCTGAGGGATCACTGAAACTGTTTTGAGTTTGATATTTATGGGAACACCAAGCACGATGAAAACAACAGTGCTTGGGGTGACATGGAGGTATCTGAACATAATTATCACATCTGCTAGGCCAGAGATACAAGCAAGATCACTCCAGCTTAGAAAACAAGCTGTTGCATTTGCCTTTCTCTTTTACGGGGAGCAAACGCGGAGACGGAAAGTGATTTATCCAGACTTTGTTAGGAGCAGGGTGACAACTCCAGGCAACCGCAGGCATGGAAACCCACCGTGTGGCCTGCATCCTGGAGGAGCTTCCTCGTGTGCCGCACAGCCCGTTTCATGCCGGGCGAGGGCTGGAAGTAACCATCTCCCTCGTAGTACCCAATGCGAAGGGGCTTCGAGCTGGTGTAAACCTGTGAGAAGGAGAGCCACGACTGCATCCAGGAGAGGAGCAAggctgggctgctcccagggctcagggaggcaccagcagagctctcctgggctggggggatgaggggaggagcagggctggtgaAAAGCAGTGCTGTCAGAACACGGGTCTGCAGCAGCGGTTCTTGCTGTGTTCTTTTCCACACCATCTCCTGCCGGCCAACCCTGCTGTGTGGCTGCTTCTTGGGACACCCTGCTGGGTGCCCTCTGTCCACAAAGATGTGTGTTTCCCTGGGTTCTTTGCTATCTTGGACATGAAACCAGATAGGAATTTCCGgaggttgtttgtttttggcaGGTGGAGTTGCCTCTGAGCCTTACCTGCTCATCGAAGGGCATGGGGGGCACGCTGGGGTCCAGCTGGAACatctcctggcagagcagagccctcatgcacagggccaggctgtcCACGTCCCTCGCCATGGGCCCCAGCACCCCTGTCACTGCGAGCACAAAGGGCTGTCACCATGGCCAGGTGGGCTGgtgctggcacagagctgctggtggggcTCCAGCATGGGGGAGTTTCAGGTCAGGGAGAGAAGTGGGGAATGAGGGTAATGGGCAAGGAGCTCCAGCAGGAATGATCTGTCAGtctcagagcagaggcagcctgaTGAGCCTGGAGACCTCCTGGGCCAGGCTTCTGCAGTCCTGAGGGGAGAGGGCTGCAGCCTTCCACCAAcgctgcctgcctgcagctggagctgtcagAGTCTcctggcagcatctccagtgAGGCATCCCAGGCCTTTGGCATGCACATCTCACACCTCTCCTGCTACGCATTGCACTGCCTGATTCTGTTCCATCATTGCAGTGATTTCATCCTGCTGAGGTTCAGCCAACACCAGCCACCACAAGGACCAGAGCAAATGGTGCAAAGTAACACCAGGTTGTTTTAACAGGTCACTGCTTTGGCTGGCTgtgaggcacagagcagagcaagcACCCTTGCTGGCATTTCAGTAGTTGGAGATGTAAGAGGCAAAGGTTTGATGTAGGAACATGTCATCATGGACTTACCTGACTGCATTCCTATGAGAGCACCAACAACTCCCTGTTTGCTGGGAACATAATGGGAGAAGCAGATTAGCAGCAGGCTGTAGGGCAGGTCCCCCTGCTGAGTTGCAAACTTCCCATTTGCCCTCAATCAAATCTAGGAAGACAAAAGTTCCTGCAAAGACTTGACACTTCCTAGTCTATGAAAAAGACTAACACAGTCTGGAAGGTGCTAGGGACAGTATTTATTAATCTCTTTTCCCTGCTGCAACTAACTCCTTATCTATGGGCAAACCATCTCTGATAAACAGGAAACTCTTATAAGCAGAGCAAGGGCTGGCAAACATCTGAAAAGGAGTTCATCCTGTAGTATTTGCTTTCAGCTTCTTGGCCAGAGCTATTAAAAACTGAATAAGTCTTTGTTGTGATACAGATTGAAGTCATCTTGTGTTATTAACAGAGCAAGTTCAATGCTAACTTAACCCTGGAGGAAACCACGGGCACTACCACAGTTTGGTGCACTGTGGGGGACACCTTGCAGCCTCCACCGTGTGTGGAAgaaggggacaggagctgggatgTACCTGATCCTGTTGCCCGTGGGTTTGAGGCCGCAGAGCCCGCAGAAGCTGGAGGGCAGGCGGATGCTGCCGGCCACATCCGAGCCGATGCCCAGGATGGAGCCTCCCCCTGCAATCAGAGCTCCCTCCCCTCCCGAGGAGCCCCCGGGGCTCTTCTGGGGGTTGAGAGGGTTCAATGTCTGCCCAAAGATGAGGTTGCTGCAGTCGTAGCTGGGGAGAGGAAGGTACTCAGGTGAGTGAGGTACTTCTGCCTCTGCAAACCATAAatgcagggcacagagcaccATGCGGGGATGGGTGTGGAATTAAGGTAGAATTGGCATTTGTTGAGACAGCTGAATTTAAGAAGAAAGAGGCAGCAAATAcaagagaaataattttagaTCGAAGTAAGGAGGTGATTAATGTTCGCAATTAGCTTGGATAGCAAGAGGCACGTGTCACAGTGTTTCCATGAAGGCAAACATGGCATTACTTTATCATGGTCTGTGGGATGTTGGTTTTCACAAAGGGGATTCCCCCCTGGTGCTTTAGAACCTGGACAATGACGCTGTCTTCTTCCTTCACTTGGCCCAGAAATTTCACCATCCCTCCAGAGGAGACGTGGCCCTTGGGGATGGGAAACAAAGCTCTTGAGGTGCAGGAGAGATGCTCTTTGGAGCTGTGACAAAACCAGACCTAATTCATGATGCCTCTTGAATGCTTCTTGGTGGCAAAGCTCCCACCTAACTTTTCTCAGAGGCAGAACAGGATCTGACTATCCCAGGGAAA comes from the Passer domesticus isolate bPasDom1 chromosome 7, bPasDom1.hap1, whole genome shotgun sequence genome and includes:
- the LOC135305279 gene encoding vitamin D3 hydroxylase-associated protein-like — translated: MTQERLWQVLDPSWGDLRALSALLCSSAAAVLLLKWLGRRQVQQKMDEARRSRHLALERMEKAASRLKQENPGTQTSQILSLTIVELAEKLKEGSLSPESVLYSYMDKALEVNREVNCVTDFIHGCEDQLQKLKKQKEKGLLYGIPISIKDHINCKGHVSSGGMVKFLGQVKEEDSVIVQVLKHQGGIPFVKTNIPQTMINYDCSNLIFGQTLNPLNPQKSPGGSSGGEGALIAGGGSILGIGSDVAGSIRLPSSFCGLCGLKPTGNRISKQGVVGALIGMQSVTGVLGPMARDVDSLALCMRALLCQEMFQLDPSVPPMPFDEQVYTSSKPLRIGYYEGDGYFQPSPGMKRAVRHTRKLLQDAGHTLVLFAPPKIDYMVDELFTRGIFSDGAAHLVDCFKGDIVDPNLKSQYNTYRLPALVKRILAIILKPIYPRIARDLGALCGVGSAKNLWDQHAAVVDYRTEFISKWRQLGLDVILCPVLGPAFNHGYAGKLFAATSYTNLYNVLDFPAGVVPVSTVTRADEEELQHYRGHYGDPWDKRLKEAVSGALGLPVAVQCVALPWQEELCLRFMKEVEALARGTERNV